In a genomic window of Ochrobactrum sp. Marseille-Q0166:
- a CDS encoding hydantoinase/oxoprolinase family protein: MQKSGARIGIDVGGTFTDFVLFDPNKNNLIHYKEPSTPDEPSRALILGLQSLLQKADLKADEIDTLMHGTTIGLNAIIQRRGAKIALIVSEGYRDILEIARSRMPSSFDFHASKEEPLVPRHRILEIGARLSAKGDVTQFADDTALDALADELKALDVEAAALVLINGYTNPAVERELAEKISAKADGLSVTSAAAIWPEIREYERTLVACLNAYIQPLMGRYFDGLKAGLARDGVSAPILVTASNGGSLSLTSAQERPVETILSGPASGVMAAARLAKSAEVHSIITFDMGGTSSDIAVAQDGAAQLATKTDIGGLPLVLPVVDVSAIGAGGGSIVWVDDHGVLKVGPRSAGAMPGPVSYGRGGSEPAVTDCYLTLGYIDPAGFLGGRMQLNSQTAKAALDTIGHRIGFNGDQTAAKAAEGALAVTTAGMATELYKTLASRGLDPATFALVPFGGAGPTHANLLAEEVGISHIVIPPAAGTFCALGAAAADLRRDFVRSLRRALNDESAGLLAETFTALQAEGSQWLNEEGEQSSGRHFDKAADMRYVGQAYELRVALNDVSTDAQSLAEAFHREHERIYGFRDTQAEVELGTARLAVIGITPELHAPTIAAGTGKPQPKSSRPLFHKGSWLEAAIFSRPHLGAGDQISGPAIIEQEDTTTILLPGWTARCDQSGNLHLERLAQ, translated from the coding sequence ATGCAGAAGAGCGGCGCACGGATCGGCATCGATGTGGGCGGAACATTTACCGATTTTGTTCTGTTTGATCCGAATAAGAACAACCTGATCCATTATAAAGAACCGTCAACACCGGACGAACCATCGCGTGCTTTGATTCTCGGGCTGCAATCTCTTCTGCAAAAAGCCGATCTCAAGGCTGATGAAATCGACACTTTGATGCATGGCACAACTATCGGCCTCAACGCCATCATTCAACGGCGCGGCGCTAAAATCGCGCTGATCGTCAGTGAAGGCTATCGTGATATTCTCGAAATCGCGCGCAGCCGCATGCCTTCATCGTTTGATTTTCATGCCAGTAAAGAAGAACCGCTGGTGCCGCGTCATCGCATCCTTGAGATTGGTGCGAGACTGTCGGCCAAAGGTGACGTCACACAATTTGCCGATGATACAGCACTCGATGCGCTTGCAGATGAGCTTAAAGCGCTTGATGTCGAAGCCGCAGCCCTCGTGCTGATCAATGGCTATACCAACCCTGCTGTCGAGCGCGAACTTGCAGAAAAAATTTCTGCGAAAGCAGATGGACTTTCTGTCACTTCTGCCGCCGCCATCTGGCCTGAAATTCGCGAATATGAGCGCACCCTCGTTGCTTGCCTCAACGCCTATATTCAGCCACTCATGGGCCGCTATTTTGACGGCCTGAAAGCCGGCCTCGCCCGCGACGGCGTCAGCGCTCCTATACTGGTGACCGCATCCAATGGCGGCTCGCTCAGCCTGACATCGGCGCAAGAGCGTCCGGTTGAAACCATTCTTTCCGGCCCTGCTTCGGGTGTTATGGCTGCGGCGAGACTTGCCAAATCCGCAGAAGTCCATTCGATCATTACATTCGATATGGGCGGCACGTCATCCGATATCGCTGTCGCTCAGGATGGTGCAGCACAACTCGCAACCAAAACCGATATTGGCGGCCTCCCTCTGGTTCTTCCTGTGGTGGATGTTTCGGCGATTGGCGCAGGTGGTGGCTCAATCGTCTGGGTTGATGATCATGGCGTGCTTAAAGTCGGCCCGCGCAGCGCAGGCGCAATGCCCGGCCCTGTTTCCTACGGGCGCGGCGGCTCCGAACCAGCCGTTACTGATTGCTATCTGACACTGGGTTATATCGATCCGGCAGGCTTTCTCGGTGGCCGTATGCAGCTTAACAGTCAGACCGCAAAAGCCGCGCTTGACACCATCGGCCATCGTATCGGCTTTAACGGTGATCAGACAGCAGCGAAAGCTGCTGAAGGCGCGCTTGCTGTCACGACCGCAGGCATGGCGACTGAACTTTACAAGACACTTGCTTCGCGCGGGCTTGATCCAGCAACTTTCGCGCTCGTGCCGTTTGGCGGAGCAGGACCAACCCATGCCAATTTGCTGGCCGAAGAGGTGGGCATTTCTCACATTGTCATCCCGCCAGCAGCAGGAACCTTCTGTGCGCTGGGTGCAGCAGCAGCCGATCTGCGCCGCGACTTCGTGCGCAGCCTGCGTCGTGCGCTCAATGATGAAAGCGCTGGCCTGTTGGCTGAGACATTTACGGCACTTCAGGCGGAAGGCAGCCAATGGCTTAATGAGGAAGGCGAACAGAGCAGCGGACGACATTTCGATAAGGCCGCAGATATGCGCTATGTCGGTCAGGCTTATGAACTCCGCGTGGCACTCAACGACGTTTCAACCGACGCACAATCCCTTGCCGAGGCTTTCCATCGCGAACACGAGCGCATTTATGGCTTCCGTGATACGCAGGCTGAAGTCGAACTTGGCACCGCACGGCTCGCTGTCATTGGTATAACGCCTGAACTTCATGCACCCACAATTGCAGCGGGCACAGGCAAACCGCAACCCAAATCCAGCCGCCCGCTTTTTCACAAAGGTTCGTGGCTTGAAGCTGCCATTTTCAGCCGCCCTCACCTTGGCGCTGGCGATCAGATCAGCGGTCCGGCCATTATTGAACAGGAGGATACCACAACGATCCTCCTGCCCGGCTGGACCGCGCGCTGCGACCAATCCGGCAATCTGCATCTTGAAAGGCTGGCCCAATGA
- a CDS encoding hydantoinase B/oxoprolinase family protein, whose product MKLDPVTLAILGNKLAAISEEMCLTLQRTGRTLYVKETADFACALAGLDGCFFAYPRSIGVSGFVGLECGPTIDAVGHLEPGDVILTNDPYRSEGLATHLPDLHMIEPYFHEGRIVAYGWCFVHCSDVGGRVPSSISPVNTEIFQEGLRIPPVKLLKRGEMSSEVKLFLDANSRTPEANMGDIRAMLAALAAGRRRFEQAIAQHGVDAVATASTDLVSYAAEKAHAVLRKVPAGTYAFSDYLDDDAAGKLPVRIALSVTFEDGKVHLDFTGTDPQVATAMNIPSRGRPHAWLTLRVLALVNTLDATVPLNVGLLDPVRITAPEGTLVNPQEPAATGVRHAAAIRVNDVLNGAFGQALPDIMPAASSGTVIPVVMAEPDGKGGRRVQVIEPMIGGTGARNGHDGVDGRDSGISNLANNPVETVEAELGIEILRYALRPDSGGAGKWRGGCGMELTFRILSDDSNVLGRGMERLLFRPWGAHGGRAGLPGELIVNRGKPDERRLGKIDVLTVNTGDTVTFLTPGAGGWGNPLERDPAAVMRDVTDGFVSIDAAFSDYGIVIKNGQIDEPATTKQRATLSEKSPMDGRGPERQRWDEVFQPTLMDRLNHGLIALPATVRQRYRKQVFDTVLEQLPDGFPRIDATKDATSAAHAKLATAVEHLTENS is encoded by the coding sequence ATGAAACTCGATCCGGTCACACTTGCCATTCTCGGCAACAAGCTTGCAGCCATCAGCGAAGAAATGTGCCTGACATTGCAGCGCACTGGCCGCACACTCTACGTCAAAGAGACGGCCGATTTTGCCTGCGCTTTAGCAGGACTTGATGGATGCTTTTTCGCCTATCCGCGTTCTATCGGCGTGTCAGGATTTGTCGGCCTTGAATGCGGGCCAACAATTGATGCAGTCGGGCATCTCGAACCCGGCGATGTCATTCTGACCAACGACCCTTATCGCTCCGAAGGTCTTGCAACGCATTTGCCTGATCTGCACATGATCGAACCTTATTTCCATGAAGGCCGGATCGTCGCCTATGGCTGGTGCTTTGTGCACTGCTCGGATGTGGGCGGTCGTGTGCCGTCGAGCATATCTCCGGTCAATACGGAAATCTTTCAGGAAGGCCTTCGTATTCCGCCCGTTAAGCTGCTGAAGCGCGGAGAAATGTCGTCGGAAGTAAAGCTGTTTCTGGACGCAAACAGCCGCACACCAGAGGCCAATATGGGCGACATTCGTGCAATGCTTGCAGCCCTTGCAGCGGGTCGTCGTCGTTTTGAACAGGCAATTGCGCAACATGGCGTGGACGCAGTTGCTACTGCCAGCACAGACCTTGTTTCTTATGCCGCCGAAAAGGCACATGCGGTGCTGCGCAAGGTTCCGGCAGGAACATATGCATTCTCTGATTATCTCGATGATGATGCCGCCGGAAAACTGCCCGTTCGTATCGCGCTCAGCGTTACGTTCGAAGACGGCAAGGTGCATCTTGATTTCACCGGAACAGACCCGCAAGTCGCAACCGCTATGAATATTCCATCGCGCGGCAGGCCTCATGCATGGCTCACGCTGCGCGTGCTGGCCTTAGTCAACACGCTGGATGCAACGGTTCCACTCAATGTCGGATTGCTTGATCCGGTGCGTATCACAGCGCCTGAAGGCACACTTGTTAACCCCCAGGAGCCAGCAGCGACTGGTGTTCGCCACGCTGCCGCCATTCGTGTCAATGACGTGCTCAATGGCGCTTTTGGTCAGGCTTTGCCCGACATCATGCCTGCGGCTTCGTCCGGCACAGTTATCCCGGTGGTTATGGCTGAGCCGGATGGCAAAGGCGGTCGCCGCGTTCAGGTCATTGAACCCATGATCGGCGGCACGGGTGCACGCAATGGACATGATGGAGTTGATGGCCGCGACAGCGGCATCTCAAATCTTGCAAACAACCCCGTTGAAACCGTTGAGGCTGAACTCGGCATTGAAATTCTGCGCTATGCGCTGCGTCCGGATTCAGGTGGTGCCGGTAAATGGCGCGGCGGCTGCGGTATGGAGCTGACTTTCCGCATCCTGAGCGATGACAGCAATGTGCTTGGCCGTGGCATGGAGCGCCTGTTGTTTCGCCCGTGGGGTGCGCATGGCGGCAGAGCCGGATTACCCGGTGAGCTGATCGTCAATCGCGGCAAGCCAGACGAGCGCAGACTGGGTAAAATCGACGTTCTAACAGTCAACACTGGCGATACAGTAACATTTCTGACACCCGGCGCGGGCGGCTGGGGCAATCCGCTTGAACGCGACCCTGCGGCAGTCATGCGGGACGTAACCGACGGTTTTGTCTCGATTGATGCTGCATTCAGCGATTATGGAATTGTTATCAAGAACGGCCAGATTGATGAACCAGCGACCACAAAACAACGCGCAACATTGTCTGAGAAGTCCCCAATGGACGGTCGCGGACCAGAGCGCCAGCGCTGGGACGAGGTCTTTCAGCCAACACTGATGGATCGACTGAACCACGGATTAATCGCCCTGCCTGCTACCGTGCGTCAGCGCTACCGCAAGCAAGTCTTCGACACAGTGCTTGAACAATTGCCGGATGGGTTCCCGCGCATCGATGCAACGAAAGACGCCACGTCAGCAGCCCATGCAAAGCTTGCAACAGCAGTCGAACATTTAACTGAAAATTCCTGA
- a CDS encoding extracellular solute-binding protein yields the protein MPILTRRNFLGSGAMLGLGLAAGNLPRFAQAQSEKEITVTAFGGVWEEAIRTCFVTPFEAKSGAKANVALGGPPQWLAQIEAAPQKPPLDVLIMTPDLALTAAKAGLVDEFTLDKLPNLAKIPQELTDSVEGKGTLFDYGVAGITYNKDRVRNPPKSFAEFVDRVASGEFVASVPSISYAVTPIMLIWAMAKALGGGVDNVDPFFKAVEKMKDNLIYWASPNDFFNHLSSGEADIGIYFDGRTWNHYDAGATWIDFINPSEGGSLNGLAVQKPKNSNPLAWDYINEVLDAANQTKFADIMNYGVTNVDVVYSEKLKPRITPWQKTAFPPYEQIAEVRNEWVDRWNREIGQ from the coding sequence ATGCCTATTTTGACAAGACGCAACTTCCTCGGTTCCGGCGCTATGCTGGGTCTGGGCCTTGCCGCTGGCAACCTGCCCCGCTTTGCGCAAGCACAGAGCGAAAAGGAAATCACCGTCACCGCTTTTGGTGGCGTCTGGGAAGAAGCAATCCGCACCTGCTTCGTCACGCCATTTGAAGCCAAATCAGGCGCGAAAGCCAATGTCGCCCTTGGTGGACCACCACAATGGCTGGCACAGATCGAAGCCGCCCCGCAAAAGCCGCCGCTTGACGTGCTGATCATGACACCGGACCTTGCTCTGACCGCAGCAAAAGCAGGACTGGTTGACGAGTTCACACTCGATAAGCTGCCTAACCTGGCAAAAATCCCACAGGAACTGACAGACTCCGTTGAAGGCAAAGGAACGCTGTTTGACTATGGTGTGGCTGGCATAACCTACAACAAGGATCGGGTAAGAAATCCGCCAAAATCCTTTGCCGAATTTGTTGATCGTGTCGCCAGCGGTGAGTTTGTCGCTTCGGTTCCATCGATCAGCTATGCAGTCACCCCGATCATGCTCATCTGGGCAATGGCAAAAGCGCTGGGTGGCGGCGTGGACAATGTTGATCCGTTCTTTAAGGCCGTCGAGAAGATGAAGGATAATCTCATCTACTGGGCAAGCCCGAATGATTTTTTCAATCACCTGTCGTCAGGCGAAGCCGATATCGGCATTTATTTCGATGGCCGCACCTGGAACCATTATGATGCAGGCGCCACCTGGATTGACTTCATCAACCCATCAGAAGGCGGCTCTCTGAACGGGCTTGCCGTGCAGAAGCCGAAAAATTCCAATCCGCTGGCGTGGGACTATATCAACGAAGTTCTTGATGCAGCCAACCAGACCAAATTTGCCGACATTATGAATTACGGCGTGACCAATGTTGACGTGGTTTATAGCGAGAAGCTCAAGCCGCGTATCACCCCATGGCAGAAGACTGCCTTCCCGCCTTATGAACAGATCGCCGAAGTTCGCAACGAATGGGTTGATCGCTGGAACCGGGAAATCGGTCAGTAA
- a CDS encoding ABC transporter permease: MSQTKSPDSIGAKRLALPGWLLALPALAFLLAFFVLPLFDNSIRSFVDAEGGLTFARYATLLTDPFYLRIIGETLVLSGGVTLICVVIGYPVAYFLVRKAGRWASLIVFLLIAPLLTSIIMRTYGWQVLFARRGLINNLLVDQLGIISAPLRFTNSPEITIAALVHVLVPFMVLSISTVLQGIDRRLEESAKILGAGRLRTFWEVTLPLSLDGIGTGAILVFMIANGSFVTLVMLGGGLQTLPLMIYQQFNTTRDFGMASAMSTILLVVAVSCLFLQLRLVRQRGA, translated from the coding sequence ATGAGCCAGACGAAATCACCAGACTCGATTGGAGCGAAAAGGCTGGCCTTACCGGGCTGGCTCCTTGCCTTGCCCGCTTTGGCGTTTCTGCTGGCCTTTTTCGTCCTTCCGCTTTTTGACAACAGCATTCGCAGTTTTGTCGATGCTGAAGGTGGCCTGACTTTCGCTCGCTATGCTACCTTGCTAACCGACCCGTTTTACCTGCGCATTATCGGTGAGACACTGGTGCTTTCCGGCGGAGTGACGCTGATATGTGTCGTGATTGGTTATCCGGTTGCCTATTTTCTGGTGCGAAAAGCTGGAAGATGGGCAAGCCTTATTGTGTTTTTGCTGATCGCACCGCTTCTGACATCCATTATTATGCGAACATATGGCTGGCAGGTTCTGTTTGCTCGTCGTGGCCTGATCAACAATCTGCTCGTGGACCAGCTTGGCATCATTTCCGCACCACTACGCTTCACCAATTCGCCAGAAATCACCATCGCTGCTCTGGTGCATGTGCTGGTCCCATTCATGGTGCTATCTATCAGCACTGTTTTGCAGGGGATTGATCGGCGGCTTGAGGAATCTGCGAAAATTCTGGGCGCCGGGCGCCTGCGCACCTTCTGGGAAGTTACCCTGCCGCTATCGCTTGATGGTATCGGCACTGGTGCCATTCTGGTGTTTATGATTGCCAATGGCAGCTTCGTGACACTCGTCATGCTGGGTGGTGGCCTGCAAACCTTGCCGCTGATGATCTATCAACAATTCAATACGACGCGTGATTTCGGCATGGCCAGTGCGATGAGTACCATCCTGCTGGTTGTCGCTGTTTCCTGCCTGTTTTTGCAATTGCGCCTCGTGCGACAGCGGGGAGCGTAA